Genomic window (Phaeodactylum tricornutum CCAP 1055/1 chromosome 3, complete sequence):
TGATCCCTGAAGCGTGGGACAGCGACCCTCAAAAACGACCCGACATGAAACGGGTAGCAATTTTAATCCGAGGAGATCTCAATGATATGACGAACGACGAAGCAATTCTGCGGAGAACCAAACACATGAAGGATCGATCGAACCACTCCTTTAGTGGCTTCGACATTGATGACTAAGAGGCAGGCTCTCACCGCCTGGATGTCAGGTGTAATgaaacttacagttagttgttGATACTCCAAGTATGCTTGCAATTCGGACACTCGTAGAAGACTGTTTGTCCTTCGTCAACCGAGCGGAGCTGCACGGTGTAGTATCCGACTTCGGGATGGGAGCACTTGATGCACGGCTCTTCAATAGTTGCGCGCACTGGCTCTTTAGAAATCCGTAAAGCGGCCTGTTCCTCATCGGTTTTCGCCCAGATAGGATCTGGACGTCTCATGGAAaccgtcgttgttgtcggcAGTTGCGCAGTCTCCATGTCGGAAAGATTGGATTGATACGAGCACAAGTCACATTGAATAGCTCCCGACGAATCGCACCGTAGTGTGGATTTACAATGTGGACAGAAAGGCCAAGTCATTGTTTTCACAATCTAGTGGAAGTGAAACAATCCATGTGCAGTCCATGTAGGCGTGCAAGGTACGGGAATGGCTGTGGATGGACTTGGTTTTGGTGGTAGAGAGAGCTTTTGAGAGTGATATtgcgatcgatcgatcgatcacAGTCGAGCCGTGATTCCTACAGATAAGTAAGGATAGCAGACTATCTGGTACTCACTGTACGTGGGACGACGAACCCTAAATCTGGTCTGTACGCAGTACGATCCCAAAGTTTCCCAGTCCGAAGCATAAGGTATTGCACATCTTTGAttacctacctacctacatTCATTGCTTCGTTTCGATCACGTACGCTATACTCGTACGCAGGACTGTAATGGATGCGAAGGTCACTGTTTTCAATTCTCTGTGCGGGAAATGATCCCGCGATCGCCAGATAAGCTGCATTGTACCGTAATACTTTTCCAATTCAGTTTCAATGTAACAAGATGAGACGTCTGGTCTTACCAATCACGTTGGCATCGCTTGTGatgtttttcttcttggacCTATGCGATTGTAGACGATCGGGGCATCCACTTCCAGCTCCGGTCGATCGATCCGACACCACTGGCGAGATTCCAACACTTGCGACCGAAATTGTATGGGAGGaaatcgtcgacgaaagTAGACACATCAAGAAGCCAGACCCAACTCACGGCCAGAAACCCAAGCGCCCCATCCTCACGTGGCGTTTCAACACCGCTGTCAAACGCCGACGTGAATCCAGTGAAAATGTTGCACCCCATCCGTTGCGGATGGACGAGTACGAGTTGTGCATCTCGTGGAGAGATAAAGCATTGAAACGATACGTGAACGAGACACTTGTTCTGCAATTTTCGGACAACGGTTTTGTACGTGCGCGAAATGTCGGTGATGTTTCGAAAACACTAGTGGGCACTTGGACTTTATCGCCAGACGGTGTTTCCTGGGAGCTGCCTGTGCAAACCTGTATCAAGAAACCAACGACAAAGCTACTGTTTTTTGCCGACATGCATTTGAATCCGTTCGGACCACAGCCAAAATTCACTCGAGGGATTATACTGCAAGGGGATTTGAAACGAAAACGGTTCCGACCCGTAGTCGGGACGTTTTCTGGAAGGGGAAAGGGTGTGGATACGGCCGATTTCTCTTACCAGCATCGAGGCTTTGGCTTGTACAAAGAGTCCAGCGACGCAAATTAACAAATCATGTTGCAGAACTGAGCCTCTCGTGATTGATTATAGCGCTACTTTATTTAGAATGCCATTTCATTGGGTTCACGTCAACCATTCTTGACTAGCCTCGGGACGCTCCTCTTCCCACCACGTAGTCGTTTTGTATCCGGTCCGTAAGAAACTAAGTGTAGATCCCTCGTCGTCCAAGATTCCTTGGCTCTTCAAGTCGTCCGTCAACTGTTCTTTGAACGCACCGAGAGCTGGTCGAATGTCGCTGCCGACAAGTCGACGATACCGACCAGTACCAGTATCAAGCAAAGTCTGATACTGACCAGGATAGGCTCGG
Coding sequences:
- a CDS encoding predicted protein: METAQLPTTTTVSMRRPDPIWAKTDEEQAALRISKEPVRATIEEPCIKCSHPEVGYYTVQLRSVDEGQTVFYECPNCKHTWSINN